A stretch of the Porifericola rhodea genome encodes the following:
- a CDS encoding sensor histidine kinase, with protein sequence MKKVSRNSSLIVYRKLSFLKKYSYKFLFVSFVGIHIPLLGIIAFLLNVGDTSISSWHIASLTLALTLVATGATLWLQNELLKPLTLVKSALDDYTEKHKLPQLPNYYEDEAGLIMSKLQNTLEQLQQLLDEKQDLISLLSHDLKSPINQIKGLVSILQQNPDKEESEEYLQLVSSLCDQHASLLSEVVFILKHKEKGKAQQIFEYVNLQTLLEECIQDQQYNHEKKELTFHINSEVNDVYVLVEKIFFRQAIRNLIENAIKFSYQKGRVHIVSTLSGSLLHINIKDEGLGFAPELAPQLFDKFTSQGRKGTFNEPSTGLGLHLTKKIIEQHEGEIEASSEGDGKGATFTIKLRKWKNLMVEANHLSLN encoded by the coding sequence ATGAAGAAAGTGAGCCGGAATAGTAGTTTAATTGTTTATCGTAAGCTGAGTTTTTTAAAAAAATACAGCTATAAATTTCTGTTTGTATCCTTTGTCGGTATACATATTCCGCTTTTGGGTATCATAGCTTTTCTTTTAAACGTCGGCGACACTTCCATATCTTCGTGGCATATTGCCTCGCTTACGCTTGCCTTAACTTTAGTAGCCACAGGGGCTACTCTCTGGCTACAAAATGAGCTACTAAAACCCCTTACTTTAGTAAAGTCAGCACTCGACGACTATACTGAGAAACATAAATTACCACAACTGCCTAACTATTATGAAGATGAAGCTGGGCTGATTATGTCTAAGCTGCAAAATACATTAGAGCAGCTTCAGCAGCTACTCGATGAAAAACAAGATTTAATTTCTTTACTTTCTCATGATTTAAAAAGTCCTATTAACCAGATCAAAGGCTTGGTCAGTATTTTACAGCAAAACCCAGACAAAGAAGAAAGCGAGGAGTATCTTCAGTTAGTTAGTAGTTTATGCGATCAGCATGCTAGCTTGTTAAGCGAGGTAGTATTTATTTTAAAACACAAAGAAAAGGGAAAAGCACAGCAAATATTTGAGTATGTCAACCTGCAAACTTTGTTAGAAGAATGTATACAGGATCAGCAATATAACCATGAGAAAAAAGAGTTAACATTTCATATAAATTCGGAGGTAAATGATGTGTACGTGCTGGTAGAGAAGATATTTTTTCGCCAGGCTATCCGGAACCTGATAGAAAACGCCATCAAGTTCTCTTACCAAAAGGGTAGGGTGCATATTGTAAGTACATTATCCGGTAGTTTGCTTCATATAAACATTAAAGACGAAGGTTTAGGATTTGCACCCGAACTTGCTCCTCAACTTTTTGATAAATTTACTTCTCAGGGCAGAAAAGGAACTTTTAATGAGCCTTCTACTGGCTTGGGCTTACATCTTACCAAGAAAATAATAGAGCAGCACGAAGGAGAAATTGAGGCCAGTAGCGAAGGAGATGGCAAAGGTGCCACGTTCACAATAAAGTTGCGCAAGTGGAAAAACCTTATGGTAGAAGCAAATCATCTATCACTCAACTAA
- a CDS encoding site-specific integrase produces MAKVKEVTVKIVAPKYRKKSDGKLPIYLRVVYDRDKKEYSIKLSTTETNFNNAIGRYKKDKEGNIKLNAIQTKAETIISELQSEGKFSFYQFEEKLFGRETKHTVYTYLQSIADAFEEEGRLGTARPYKNVLSELKKYTRNRSLKFEDIRVAFLQKFERSLKLKGVKQTSISIYLRSLRAAYNRAIKEKIVKQDFYPFKEFKIRNGSSQKIALSKNDMLRIINYPAEPNSEQKDCINFFALSYYLRGMNFTDMCKLRWDTNFFDGRLVYERQKTERSNQNPSKISIEVKDHIAKIIQEYADNDPYILPVLEPGITHKTERYRIHGWLKKINCHIRTIAEELQIPEHEKLTFYTARHTYATVLKFNGVSVEQISESLGHSSINTTKNYLRSFGDEVLDKNDDYLT; encoded by the coding sequence ATGGCGAAGGTAAAAGAAGTCACCGTAAAAATAGTAGCTCCAAAGTACCGGAAGAAGAGCGATGGAAAACTGCCCATCTATCTTAGGGTTGTTTATGACCGGGATAAAAAAGAATATTCCATCAAGTTGTCAACCACCGAGACTAATTTTAATAATGCTATCGGACGTTACAAAAAAGATAAAGAAGGTAACATTAAACTAAATGCTATCCAGACTAAGGCAGAGACTATCATCAGTGAATTACAGAGTGAAGGTAAATTCTCTTTCTACCAATTTGAAGAAAAGCTATTTGGCAGAGAAACTAAGCACACCGTATATACCTATTTGCAAAGTATTGCTGATGCTTTTGAAGAAGAAGGAAGATTAGGTACTGCCAGACCCTATAAAAACGTATTATCTGAACTTAAGAAATACACCAGAAACAGGAGTCTTAAATTTGAAGATATAAGAGTAGCTTTTCTGCAAAAATTTGAAAGATCATTAAAACTCAAAGGGGTAAAGCAGACTAGCATTAGTATCTACTTAAGATCGCTAAGAGCAGCTTACAATAGAGCCATCAAAGAAAAAATAGTAAAGCAGGATTTTTACCCTTTTAAAGAATTTAAGATCAGGAATGGCTCTTCACAAAAAATTGCGCTTTCAAAAAATGATATGTTACGAATCATTAACTATCCTGCTGAGCCAAATTCTGAACAGAAAGATTGTATTAATTTTTTCGCTCTTTCTTATTATCTCAGAGGTATGAACTTCACAGATATGTGTAAGCTTAGGTGGGATACAAATTTTTTTGATGGAAGGTTAGTTTATGAACGACAGAAAACAGAAAGAAGCAACCAAAATCCTTCCAAGATTAGTATTGAAGTAAAAGATCATATTGCTAAAATTATTCAGGAGTATGCTGATAATGACCCTTACATTTTGCCTGTCTTAGAGCCTGGAATAACGCACAAAACAGAAAGGTATCGTATTCATGGATGGTTAAAGAAAATTAATTGTCATATTCGTACTATCGCTGAGGAACTGCAAATCCCTGAGCATGAAAAGTTAACCTTCTATACCGCAAGACATACCTATGCTACCGTACTAAAATTTAATGGAGTCTCAGTTGAGCAAATTTCTGAAAGTCTTGGACATTCAAGTATTAATACCACTAAGAATTATCTACGCTCATTCGGAGACGAGGTATTAGATAAAAACGATGATTATTTGACCTAG
- a CDS encoding FG-GAP repeat domain-containing protein, with amino-acid sequence MQHLHILLCRIFSLILLVNISLCKEGRAQSGEGISKPVQFRKQMIASESYEAVGVFDINGDDTLDIVSGAFWYEGPEYLTRHFIKEIGSFYNGEYYDDFSNIPMDVDGDGDLDYITGSWGSQNIRWVENPGNNNPWTDKVIDVTGPVECTRAWDINGDGHVEIVPNNPGLPLKFYRLDRDKDGKPLATFTKTQIADTQGHGLGFGDINGDGRGDLIINNAWLEAPENPFEGEWKLHAEFDLGTASVPVLVVDVNGDGKNDIIAGQGHGYGLSWYEQSTDDSGKRTWLVHPIDPYNSQYHTMEWVDITGDGQAELITGKRFRAHNGRDPGSTDPLGLYYFQWNGESFTRQTISYGPLGEGKGAGLYFAVVDLNGTGRKDIVVAGKDGLCIFFNEGYRDK; translated from the coding sequence ATGCAACATTTACATATTCTTTTGTGCCGTATATTTAGTTTAATACTGCTTGTTAATATCAGTCTTTGCAAAGAGGGGAGAGCCCAGAGCGGAGAAGGTATAAGCAAACCTGTTCAGTTTAGAAAACAAATGATCGCCTCTGAAAGCTACGAAGCTGTTGGTGTCTTTGATATTAATGGTGATGATACGCTGGATATTGTTTCCGGAGCTTTCTGGTATGAGGGACCAGAATATTTGACACGCCACTTTATAAAAGAAATTGGTAGTTTTTACAATGGAGAGTATTATGATGATTTTTCTAATATTCCAATGGATGTAGACGGCGATGGCGACCTGGATTATATTACAGGAAGTTGGGGAAGCCAGAACATACGTTGGGTAGAAAACCCCGGTAATAACAACCCCTGGACAGATAAAGTAATAGATGTTACCGGCCCGGTGGAATGTACTCGTGCCTGGGACATTAATGGAGATGGGCATGTAGAGATAGTGCCTAACAACCCTGGCCTCCCTTTGAAGTTTTATCGACTGGATAGAGATAAAGACGGGAAGCCATTGGCTACTTTTACTAAGACTCAAATTGCTGACACGCAGGGGCATGGCCTGGGGTTTGGAGATATTAATGGCGATGGTAGAGGAGACTTAATCATCAATAATGCCTGGCTGGAAGCACCTGAAAATCCTTTTGAGGGAGAGTGGAAGCTCCATGCGGAGTTTGATCTGGGCACTGCCAGTGTGCCTGTGTTGGTGGTAGATGTCAATGGTGATGGCAAAAATGATATTATTGCCGGACAGGGGCATGGCTACGGACTATCGTGGTACGAGCAAAGCACCGACGATAGTGGTAAGAGAACATGGTTAGTACACCCTATAGACCCTTATAACTCACAATATCATACGATGGAGTGGGTAGATATTACCGGAGATGGCCAGGCAGAGCTGATCACAGGTAAAAGGTTTCGTGCGCATAATGGTCGTGACCCGGGCAGCACTGACCCTCTGGGGCTATATTATTTTCAGTGGAATGGAGAGTCTTTTACCCGTCAAACAATTAGTTATGGCCCTCTTGGCGAAGGTAAAGGAGCCGGACTTTACTTTGCGGTAGTGGACCTGAACGGTACCGGTCGCAAAGATATAGTAGTGGCTGGCAAAGATGGCCTTTGTATTTTCTTCAACGAAGGATATAGAGATAAATAG
- a CDS encoding antitoxin Xre/MbcA/ParS toxin-binding domain-containing protein, translated as MRTITNYKNKNKDFRKNDAEHLLKLQKLFEPGKEVFGSSEEFARWLSKPSYGLEGCVPEKHSTTFQALSQ; from the coding sequence GTGAGGACTATCACTAATTATAAGAATAAGAACAAAGATTTCAGAAAAAACGATGCTGAACATCTGCTGAAACTTCAGAAACTGTTTGAGCCAGGTAAAGAAGTGTTCGGAAGTAGTGAAGAATTTGCCCGCTGGCTCAGCAAACCTTCTTATGGTTTGGAAGGCTGTGTACCAGAAAAACACTCAACTACATTTCAGGCATTGAGCCAGTAA